One window from the genome of Acidobacteriota bacterium encodes:
- a CDS encoding M48 family metalloprotease, translating into METPRPVSLEPLPYLKALADHLAVEEARAWDWFSRELTGPEHAERMRLELLKATYRLDREDRPELYAAADRVRERLGVTATITLYQLQQGDSAALNASLFYIPGEAHVAFQGPVLEKLQGVELDAVLGHELGHFRLFEHWERRYRIAADLLNALLHDPASQPVHHESYRLFQLYKEIFCDRCSLAACGDLPAVVSALVKAETGLGAVSAESYLRQTEEIFAKGSPKTDGLSHPECFVRTWALKLWADGDTGVDAKVRLIIEGRPTLDGMDLLEQRHVAAMTRRLVDTLLAEPWFHGSEAVLAHARLFFDDFDPPPPPVSDAELAELATIEDEKLAQYFCYVLLDFAACDRDLEEPALAAAYLVSRRLGWENHFQSMACKELKLRKAQYDKLAVDAPDLLAKARRSGGEA; encoded by the coding sequence ATGGAAACTCCCAGACCCGTCTCCCTCGAGCCCCTTCCCTACCTCAAGGCCCTGGCAGACCACCTGGCCGTGGAGGAGGCGAGGGCGTGGGACTGGTTTTCTCGGGAACTCACCGGGCCTGAGCATGCCGAACGCATGCGTCTGGAACTTCTGAAGGCCACCTACCGCCTGGACCGCGAGGACCGCCCGGAGCTGTACGCGGCGGCGGACCGCGTGCGGGAACGTTTGGGTGTCACCGCGACGATCACACTCTACCAGCTTCAGCAGGGGGATTCCGCCGCGCTGAACGCCTCCCTGTTCTACATCCCCGGGGAAGCCCACGTGGCCTTTCAGGGCCCGGTGCTGGAGAAGCTGCAGGGAGTGGAACTGGACGCCGTCCTGGGCCATGAACTGGGTCACTTCCGGCTGTTCGAGCACTGGGAACGGCGGTACCGCATCGCTGCGGACCTGCTGAACGCTCTTCTCCATGATCCGGCCAGCCAGCCGGTCCACCACGAAAGCTACCGCCTCTTCCAGCTCTACAAGGAGATCTTCTGCGACCGGTGCTCCCTGGCAGCCTGCGGCGACCTCCCCGCGGTGGTCTCCGCACTGGTCAAGGCGGAGACGGGGCTGGGCGCCGTCAGCGCCGAAAGCTACCTGCGGCAGACGGAGGAGATCTTCGCAAAAGGCAGTCCCAAGACCGACGGTCTGAGTCACCCCGAGTGCTTCGTCCGGACCTGGGCGCTGAAACTGTGGGCGGACGGGGACACGGGAGTCGATGCAAAGGTCCGCCTGATCATTGAGGGTCGCCCGACCCTGGACGGCATGGACCTTCTCGAGCAGCGCCACGTGGCCGCGATGACACGGCGCCTGGTGGACACCCTCCTGGCCGAGCCCTGGTTTCACGGCAGCGAGGCGGTCCTGGCCCACGCCCGCCTCTTCTTCGACGATTTCGATCCCCCCCCGCCGCCCGTGTCCGACGCTGAACTGGCCGAATTGGCAACGATCGAGGACGAGAAACTGGCCCAGTATTTCTGTTACGTCCTGCTGGATTTCGCAGCCTGCGACCGGGACCTGGAGGAACCGGCCCTGGCGGCGGCATACCTTGTCAGCAGGCGACTGGGCTGGGAAAATCACTTCCAGTCCATGGCCTGCAAGGAACTCAAGCTCCGCAAGGCGCAGTACGACAAACTGGCTGTGGACGCCCCCGACCTCCTGGCGAAAGCGCGACGTTCGGGAGGCGAAGCATGA
- a CDS encoding winged helix-turn-helix domain-containing protein gives MTNDEIGTVAGKIWHYLDANGECTIARLKKELGDNDTAILMGLGWLAKEDKLVFVKRASVLSVSLK, from the coding sequence ATGACCAACGATGAAATCGGGACCGTCGCGGGAAAAATATGGCACTACCTCGATGCGAACGGGGAGTGCACCATCGCCCGGCTGAAAAAGGAACTGGGCGACAACGACACGGCCATCCTGATGGGACTGGGTTGGTTGGCGAAGGAGGACAAGCTGGTTTTCGTCAAGCGCGCCAGCGTCCTTTCCGTCAGCCTGAAGTGA
- a CDS encoding pre-peptidase C-terminal domain-containing protein → MDRYEATIGSDAYQFSPLHKGSLGMVRMYSVIVNPDAARAGNWGRHFYRLVIWPEGRPDEVVLIHNGRGDMDGAGRVLAEFFWDGRDQYGNLVPAGTYEFCFRARFLPMLDQRIHSLQSYADLDAIEAKEEAQESVETVVVNYDLDPSMAQHLRLMRAAGACQIQTNTPLESGFGYNFYYGSNHSHSNLSDGGLDAATSSTCKSGQDGYGVWGPAEIYAYARNEAGCDFWIITDHNHQFDDSVNHKNPPLTEAKVKQAYQAGLAAAQAATVNGSFVALFGQEWGTLATNGGHINIYESPKLFGWDTCSSCTGSNAECTPGSNCYFDVFTPKNIHLPLYARMVENPSPAGSIGHFCHPSSGDFTSFTFDANADNALQGIAIRSGLAFSVGAFTCADSNIGSSVYFTRWAEALNKGFHLGPVMDQDSHCNNHGVAVPNRTCYVVPNGTSPALTRANIMAAHRARHFFATEDPNIQLVFTAGNGKIMGDIFTAPAGLSFRVAAYDPDGETFTAVKVFRGQIGGGAVSSSSPWQSVTNQSTYTFSDTVSSGTYYYFVQVTQSDGHDAWSAPMWVTYSGSTTYTIQGSCGTSGATVTAGSYTATSDASGNYTLSSLPAGTYTVSVSKSGCTFSPTSLSVTVGPNATGKNFTADCTTYYSIAGNCGTASATVTAGTKSATSDGSGNYTLSNLTAGTYTVSASKSGCTFSPTSLSVTVGPNATGKNFTASCGTTYYSIAGNCGTASATVTAGSASTTADGSGNYTISNLTAGTYTVSASKSGCTFSPTSLSVTVGPNATGKNFTATCGSGDTQLTSGTTLNSQSVALSAWKYYYITVPSGATSLEFKTTNASADIDIYTRAGSKPDLSNYTCRPYSGSGNETCTATNPAAGTWYLGVYGYKAATFSVTATVVAGGTTYYSIAGSCGTASATVTAGSYSATSDASGNYTISNLPAGTYTVTPSKSGCTFSPTSTSVTVGPNATGKNFTASCGSGTTALTSGSTLTGQSVALQAWKYYTIAVPSGSTGLTVATSGASADIDLYVKFNAQPTGSVYDCAKETSSGNETCTISSPSTGTYYIGVYGYAAASYAITATVTGGTGLTERLANGGFETITASCATAPDGSWARSAYTGTAFNILVTGSSYYPRTGSDLAYLGVYNSSTQTLDSAAITIPSTATQATLSFYVSVVTAETGTTAYDKLEVQLVNTSGTVLATLGTVTNLDKTSSASTYVQKSYSVLSYKGQTVKVRFKATNGSSYVTTFRVDDVSLMSN, encoded by the coding sequence ATGGACCGCTACGAGGCGACCATCGGGTCGGATGCCTACCAGTTCTCGCCCCTGCACAAGGGGTCCCTGGGGATGGTGCGGATGTACAGTGTGATCGTCAACCCCGACGCGGCCCGCGCGGGGAACTGGGGCCGTCACTTCTACCGGCTGGTGATCTGGCCGGAAGGCCGACCGGACGAGGTGGTCCTCATCCACAACGGCCGGGGCGACATGGACGGCGCCGGCCGGGTCCTGGCCGAGTTCTTCTGGGACGGCCGCGACCAGTACGGGAACCTGGTGCCGGCGGGGACGTACGAGTTCTGTTTCCGCGCCCGGTTCCTGCCGATGCTGGACCAGCGGATCCACTCCCTGCAGTCCTACGCGGACCTCGACGCCATCGAGGCGAAGGAGGAGGCGCAGGAGTCCGTGGAGACGGTGGTGGTCAACTACGACCTCGACCCCTCCATGGCCCAGCACCTGCGGCTGATGCGGGCCGCGGGCGCCTGCCAGATCCAGACCAACACGCCGCTGGAGTCCGGCTTCGGGTACAACTTCTACTACGGCTCCAACCACAGCCACTCGAACCTGTCCGACGGCGGCCTGGACGCCGCCACCAGCTCCACCTGCAAATCCGGCCAGGACGGCTACGGCGTCTGGGGACCGGCCGAGATCTACGCCTACGCGCGGAACGAGGCCGGCTGCGACTTCTGGATCATCACCGACCACAACCACCAATTCGACGACTCCGTGAACCACAAAAACCCGCCGTTGACCGAAGCCAAGGTCAAGCAGGCCTACCAGGCCGGGTTGGCCGCCGCCCAGGCCGCCACGGTGAACGGCTCCTTCGTGGCCCTCTTCGGCCAGGAGTGGGGCACCCTGGCCACCAACGGCGGGCACATCAACATTTACGAGAGCCCCAAACTCTTCGGGTGGGACACCTGCTCGTCCTGCACCGGGTCCAACGCCGAGTGCACCCCCGGGAGCAACTGCTACTTTGACGTCTTTACGCCCAAGAACATCCACCTGCCCCTCTATGCGCGGATGGTGGAGAATCCGTCACCGGCCGGGTCCATCGGGCACTTCTGCCACCCCAGCAGCGGGGATTTCACCAGTTTCACCTTCGACGCCAATGCCGACAACGCCCTGCAGGGCATCGCCATCCGCAGCGGGCTGGCCTTCTCGGTGGGGGCCTTCACCTGCGCCGATTCCAACATCGGAAGCTCGGTCTACTTCACCCGGTGGGCGGAGGCGCTGAACAAGGGGTTCCACCTGGGCCCGGTCATGGACCAGGACTCCCACTGCAACAACCACGGCGTGGCGGTGCCCAACCGGACCTGTTACGTGGTCCCCAACGGCACGTCGCCGGCCCTGACCCGGGCCAACATCATGGCGGCCCACCGGGCCCGGCACTTCTTCGCCACCGAGGACCCCAACATCCAGCTGGTCTTCACCGCCGGCAACGGGAAAATCATGGGCGACATCTTCACCGCCCCGGCGGGCCTGAGCTTCCGCGTGGCGGCCTATGACCCGGACGGCGAGACCTTCACCGCCGTCAAGGTGTTCCGCGGCCAGATCGGCGGCGGGGCGGTCTCCTCCTCCTCGCCCTGGCAGAGCGTGACCAACCAGAGCACCTACACCTTCTCGGACACCGTCAGCTCGGGGACCTACTACTACTTCGTGCAGGTCACCCAGAGCGACGGCCACGACGCCTGGTCCGCCCCGATGTGGGTCACCTACAGCGGGTCCACCACCTACACCATCCAGGGCAGCTGCGGCACCTCCGGGGCCACGGTCACGGCGGGCTCCTACACGGCCACGTCCGACGCCTCGGGCAACTACACGCTCTCCAGCCTGCCGGCGGGCACCTACACCGTGTCCGTCAGCAAGAGCGGGTGCACCTTCAGCCCGACCTCGCTGTCGGTGACGGTGGGCCCCAACGCCACGGGGAAGAACTTCACGGCGGACTGCACCACCTACTACAGCATCGCGGGCAACTGCGGCACCGCCAGCGCCACGGTGACGGCGGGGACGAAGTCGGCCACCTCGGACGGCTCCGGCAACTACACCCTCAGCAACCTCACTGCCGGGACCTACACGGTGTCGGCCAGCAAGAGCGGGTGCACCTTCAGCCCGACCTCGCTGTCGGTGACGGTGGGCCCCAACGCCACGGGGAAGAACTTCACCGCCTCCTGCGGCACGACCTACTACAGCATCGCCGGCAACTGCGGCACCGCCAGCGCCACGGTGACGGCGGGTTCGGCCTCCACGACGGCGGACGGTTCCGGCAACTACACGATCAGCAACCTCACCGCGGGGACCTACACGGTGTCGGCCAGCAAGAGCGGGTGCACCTTCAGCCCGACCTCGCTGTCGGTGACGGTGGGCCCCAACGCCACCGGGAAGAACTTCACCGCCACCTGCGGATCGGGGGACACCCAGTTGACCAGCGGCACGACGCTCAACAGCCAGAGCGTGGCCCTGAGCGCCTGGAAGTACTACTACATCACCGTGCCCTCGGGCGCCACCAGCCTCGAGTTCAAGACCACCAACGCCTCGGCGGACATCGACATCTACACCCGCGCGGGATCCAAGCCCGACCTGTCCAACTACACCTGCCGGCCCTACTCCGGGTCCGGCAACGAAACCTGCACGGCCACCAACCCCGCGGCCGGGACCTGGTACCTCGGGGTTTACGGGTACAAGGCAGCGACCTTCTCCGTGACCGCCACCGTCGTTGCCGGCGGGACCACCTACTACAGCATCGCAGGCAGCTGCGGCACCGCCAGCGCCACGGTGACGGCGGGGTCCTACTCGGCCACCTCCGACGCCTCGGGCAACTACACGATCTCCAACCTGCCGGCGGGCACCTACACGGTGACGCCCAGCAAGAGCGGGTGCACCTTCAGCCCGACGTCCACCTCGGTGACGGTGGGCCCCAACGCCACGGGCAAGAACTTCACCGCCAGCTGCGGGTCGGGCACCACGGCGCTCACCAGCGGCTCGACCCTCACCGGCCAGAGTGTGGCGCTCCAAGCCTGGAAGTACTACACCATCGCGGTGCCCTCCGGCTCGACGGGGCTGACCGTCGCCACCTCCGGCGCCTCGGCCGACATCGACCTCTACGTGAAGTTCAACGCCCAACCCACCGGCTCGGTCTATGACTGCGCGAAGGAAACCTCGTCGGGCAACGAGACCTGCACCATCAGCAGCCCCAGCACGGGGACCTACTACATCGGGGTCTACGGCTACGCTGCCGCCTCCTACGCCATCACCGCCACGGTGACGGGGGGTACGGGCCTGACCGAGCGCCTCGCCAACGGCGGCTTCGAGACCATCACCGCCAGCTGCGCCACGGCCCCCGACGGGTCCTGGGCCCGCTCCGCCTACACGGGGACCGCCTTCAACATCCTCGTCACCGGCAGTTCCTACTACCCGCGTACCGGGAGCGACCTCGCCTACCTGGGCGTCTACAACAGCTCCACTCAGACCCTCGACTCGGCGGCGATCACCATCCCGTCCACCGCCACCCAGGCGACCCTGAGCTTCTACGTCTCCGTCGTCACCGCCGAAACCGGGACCACCGCCTACGACAAGCTGGAAGT